In Streptosporangium album, the sequence CCGTCGACCGAGGCGACCAGCCCGCCGCCCCACGCGAGGGCGAGCGGGATCACGGCCTGGTGCTCGATGAGCGTGGCGTTCGCGGCCCGGTAGGTGGCCAGCCGCAGATAGGTCTGGTCGACGTGGGACAGCCGCCCGTACTTGAGGGCGTCGACGGAGCCGATGACCGGGGTGTAGCCGACATTGCAGCTGTGCGCGACCAGCAGTGCGGCGATCGTGACGTGCAGGTCCCGCAGCCGGGCCTCGCCGCCGGTGATGGAGGTGAACGCCTGGTCGGCGCCGGTCCACGAGAACACCTCCAGCAGCACCTCCGGCAGGTCGACGCGGGGCAGCATCGCCTCCACCGCCTTCCGCAGATGGAGCAGGGAGGCGGGTTCGGGCTCCGGCTCCGGCTCCGGCTCCAGGGCGGCAAAGTGCAGCCGTCCGTCGTCGTCGAACACGATCTGGGAGTTCGCCGGCACCCGGGCGGCGACCTCCCGGTAGGTGCCGTCCAGCAGCGCGGCCCGCGCCGCCAGGTGCTCACTCCAGGTGTGGCGCCGTCAGCACCAGCTGCCGCCACGAGCCCACGAGCAGCGACGTGTCGATCTCGGCGGGCCCGACCTTCTTGCGCCCCATCAGGTCAGGCAGCGACTTCAGAGCCTTGAGGACCGGCAGACCCTCCGGGGTGGCGCCGAAGTCGACGACCTGGACGAGGAGCTTGAGAAACGGCCGTACGGTGCCGAATCGGGTGACCAGCATCGCCCGCCATGCCTCGTCGGCGTCGGAGTCCAGCGGTGGGGTCAGCTCGAACAGCGCGGCGATCACGGCCGCCAGCTCCTGCCGGGGCACCACCGCCTCGATCCGCTCCCACATCGCCTCAACCGTCTCCACCTCCGGCGGGGAGACCTCCCCGGTGTCGGTGTCGACCTGCTCGGACATCGTGTCGAACACGACCTGGAACGCGGTCGCCAGCTTCGCCGAGGCCCGCTCGACCCGCGGCAAGGTCTTCATCTTCTGCTTCGCCGTCTCCCGCTCCGCCCTGGCCAGCAGCTTCGTGGCAATGAGCACTTCCAGCAGGTCCAGCGCGTCGTCGACCGCGCGGGTCGTCAGGTAAACCGCGGTGGCCAGCAGGGTGGCCAACCTGCGGGAGTCGCCGTGACGGCGCAGCAGTGACGCCTTGCCGTCCACCCCGTACCGCGACAGCTCCGCCAGCCGGCGCGGCGGTATCGCGGACACGTCCAGCTCGCCCATGCCCAGGTCTGTGATCTCCTCCGCCCGTTCCAGCGCCCACTTCATCTGGGGCCCGGAGATGCCTACCGGGCCGCGCCGCAGCCGGTCCAGCTCAGACACCCGCGCCCCCGGCGGCACGCT encodes:
- a CDS encoding DUF4158 domain-containing protein; translated protein: MPVEFLTDEQAAAYAAFRGAPSRTELERFFFLDDADRELIEGKRRSHNRLGFAVQLTTARYLGVFLDDATDVPAEVVDYLAEQLDIGDVSVLKAYGERENTRLDHVRELRRVLEYTEYAEVEAELRVWVDARAWTTGEGPKALFDAAAGWLRERRVLLPGVTTLARLVASVREAANQRLWDSLYGLLNTGQRAVLDSLLSVPPGARVSELDRLRRGPVGISGPQMKWALERAEEITDLGMGELDVSAIPPRRLAELSRYGVDGKASLLRRHGDSRRLATLLATAVYLTTRAVDDALDLLEVLIATKLLARAERETAKQKMKTLPRVERASAKLATAFQVVFDTMSEQVDTDTGEVSPPEVETVEAMWERIEAVVPRQELAAVIAALFELTPPLDSDADEAWRAMLVTRFGTVRPFLKLLVQVVDFGATPEGLPVLKALKSLPDLMGRKKVGPAEIDTSLLVGSWRQLVLTAPHLE